In a genomic window of Sutcliffiella sp. FSL R7-0096:
- the mtnW gene encoding 2,3-diketo-5-methylthiopentyl-1-phosphate enolase, translated as MSEILATYLVHDHKGNLEKKAEGIALGLTIGSWTDLPQLEQEQLKKHKGRVVSVKKLSSSDRVDAYLGNTITRGIIQIAYPSFNYSNDLPAILTTVFGKLSLDGEIKLIDLEFSNDLKRAYPGPKFGIEGLRTTTGVHNRPFVMSIFKGVIGRDLAYLTDQLKEQALGGVDFIKDDEILFENELTPFEKRITEGRRILEEVKEETGHRARYAVNLTGRSLELKDKAKRAVELGADFLLFNVFAYGLDTLQSLAEDKEVSIPIMAHPAVSGAVTPSEFYGISNELLLGKLLRYAGADFSLFPSPYGSVALPKEQALGIRDALTVADNQLKTTLPVPSAGIHPGLVPLLYQDFGNDAVINAGGGVHGHELGGAAGAKAFRQAVDAVKAGESLTVYAQKHPELEVAIKQWGSVEVTS; from the coding sequence ATGTCAGAAATTCTAGCAACCTATCTGGTTCATGATCATAAAGGGAATCTTGAAAAAAAAGCGGAAGGTATCGCACTCGGACTTACAATCGGGTCCTGGACTGACCTCCCACAACTTGAACAGGAGCAGCTGAAAAAGCATAAAGGCAGAGTGGTAAGCGTCAAAAAGCTTTCGTCAAGTGACAGGGTGGATGCTTATTTGGGGAACACCATAACACGCGGCATCATCCAAATTGCGTATCCTAGTTTCAATTACAGCAACGACCTTCCAGCCATTTTAACCACTGTATTCGGCAAGCTTTCGCTTGATGGGGAGATAAAGTTAATCGATCTTGAGTTCAGTAATGACTTGAAGCGGGCATATCCTGGACCGAAATTTGGAATCGAGGGGCTTCGCACCACTACAGGCGTTCATAATAGACCATTCGTCATGAGCATTTTCAAAGGGGTGATCGGCAGGGACCTTGCTTATCTTACTGATCAGTTGAAGGAGCAGGCTCTCGGGGGAGTGGATTTCATCAAGGATGACGAAATATTGTTTGAAAACGAACTTACCCCTTTTGAAAAAAGGATTACCGAAGGCAGAAGAATCTTAGAGGAAGTGAAAGAGGAGACAGGTCATCGTGCAAGATATGCGGTAAACCTGACAGGCCGTTCGTTAGAGCTTAAGGATAAAGCAAAAAGGGCTGTAGAATTAGGTGCTGATTTTCTGCTATTTAATGTTTTTGCTTATGGGCTTGATACACTTCAAAGTTTGGCAGAAGACAAGGAAGTATCCATTCCGATCATGGCACATCCGGCGGTTAGCGGAGCGGTGACCCCGTCAGAATTTTATGGCATTTCCAATGAATTACTGTTAGGTAAACTTTTACGCTATGCAGGAGCTGACTTTTCCTTATTTCCGTCACCTTATGGAAGTGTAGCGTTGCCGAAGGAACAAGCGCTCGGAATCCGGGATGCCCTGACGGTAGCTGACAATCAGTTGAAAACGACTTTGCCTGTACCATCAGCTGGGATACACCCAGGACTCGTACCGCTACTTTATCAGGATTTTGGGAACGATGCGGTCATCAACGCAGGAGGAGGGGTCCACGGACATGAGCTTGGTGGGGCAGCCGGAGCAAAAGCTTTCCGTCAGGCAGTAGATGCGGTGAAGGCTGGGGAATCGCTGACAGTTTACGCCCAAAAGCACCCTGAGCTTGAGGTTGCCATTAAGCAATGGGGAAGTGTGGAGGTTACATCATGA
- a CDS encoding 2-hydroxy-3-keto-5-methylthiopentenyl-1-phosphate phosphatase, with product MTVNKQMIFCDFDGTITNSDNIIAIMKKYAPEEWDEIKNQVLSQEISIKEGVGKMFALLPSEKKEAITEYILAYAEIRDGFKEFVAFTKEEGIPFYIVSGGIDFFVKPLLEGLVDETNIYCNHSDFSGETINILWPHSCDEDCNNECGCCKPSIIRKLAESDTEKIVIGDSITDLEAAKLADQVIARDFLIKKCEEHSIDFSPFETFYDVMDILKKREVTA from the coding sequence ATGACAGTCAATAAGCAGATGATTTTTTGTGACTTTGATGGAACCATCACCAATAGTGACAATATCATTGCCATCATGAAGAAATACGCCCCAGAAGAATGGGACGAAATTAAAAACCAGGTACTATCCCAAGAAATCTCCATCAAGGAAGGGGTTGGGAAGATGTTTGCCCTTCTTCCTTCTGAGAAAAAAGAGGCTATTACGGAATATATATTAGCTTACGCTGAGATACGGGATGGCTTCAAAGAGTTTGTGGCATTTACAAAAGAAGAGGGAATTCCATTCTATATTGTTTCTGGTGGTATTGATTTCTTTGTGAAACCACTTTTAGAAGGGTTGGTAGATGAAACGAACATCTATTGTAATCACTCCGATTTTTCTGGAGAAACAATAAACATCCTCTGGCCGCATTCGTGTGATGAGGACTGTAACAACGAATGTGGGTGCTGCAAGCCCTCCATTATCAGAAAGCTTGCCGAATCCGACACCGAAAAAATAGTGATTGGCGATTCCATTACTGATTTAGAAGCGGCAAAGCTTGCTGACCAAGTAATTGCGAGGGACTTTCTGATTAAAAAGTGTGAGGAGCACTCCATCGACTTTTCACCGTTCGAAACGTTTTATGATGTGATGGACATTCTGAAAAAACGGGAGGTGACTGCATGA
- a CDS encoding methylthioribulose 1-phosphate dehydratase, whose protein sequence is MSQFLKKWTELSEVKEELALRDWFFGTSGNLSIKVSDTPLQFLVSSSGKDKRKITSEDFLLVDELGKAVESTVLKPSAETLLHLEVYRKTKAGCSLHVHTVDNNVISELYGDHGEIVFKGQEIIKAFGIWEEDAEVRIPIIRNNADIPALANEFSQFIDGDAGAVLIRNHGITVWGKTAFEAKKYLEAWEFLFSYHLKLLSVKNLVQPKISI, encoded by the coding sequence ATGAGTCAGTTTTTAAAGAAATGGACCGAACTTTCTGAGGTTAAGGAAGAATTGGCTTTGCGTGATTGGTTTTTTGGCACAAGTGGAAACCTTTCCATCAAAGTGTCAGATACACCGCTTCAATTCTTGGTTTCTTCAAGCGGCAAGGACAAGAGAAAGATAACTTCAGAAGATTTCCTGCTTGTGGATGAATTGGGAAAAGCTGTCGAAAGCACTGTGTTGAAGCCTTCAGCAGAGACATTACTACACCTCGAAGTTTACCGGAAGACAAAAGCTGGTTGTTCCTTGCATGTCCATACTGTAGATAATAATGTCATATCTGAGTTATATGGTGATCACGGCGAGATTGTTTTCAAAGGACAAGAAATCATTAAAGCCTTCGGCATCTGGGAGGAAGATGCAGAAGTAAGGATACCAATCATAAGAAACAATGCGGATATCCCAGCATTGGCAAATGAATTTTCTCAATTTATAGATGGAGATGCTGGAGCTGTCCTTATCAGGAATCATGGAATCACCGTTTGGGGGAAAACAGCCTTTGAAGCGAAAAAATACCTAGAGGCCTGGGAGTTTCTATTCTCCTATCATTTGAAATTATTAAGTGTAAAAAATTTGGTCCAACCAAAAATATCTATTTAA
- a CDS encoding cupin domain-containing protein, with amino-acid sequence MAEIRLHETDERISGKEKVESFLNDNEVIYENWDIAKLPQHLQENFSLTDENKEEILTVFKDEIAAISLKRGYKAQDVISLSDTTPNLEQLLQNFNKEHHHTDDEVRFIVSGHGIFVIQGKDGSFFDVELEPGDLISVPPNVRHYFTLMEDRKVVAVRIFVTTEGWVPIYEKEEVNN; translated from the coding sequence ATGGCAGAAATCAGATTACACGAAACAGATGAAAGAATCAGTGGGAAAGAAAAGGTGGAAAGCTTCCTAAATGATAATGAAGTAATCTACGAAAACTGGGACATTGCGAAACTCCCTCAACACTTGCAGGAAAACTTTTCTTTAACAGATGAAAACAAAGAAGAAATCCTAACAGTTTTCAAAGATGAGATTGCTGCGATTTCCTTAAAAAGAGGGTACAAGGCACAAGATGTTATCTCTTTATCTGATACAACACCTAACTTGGAGCAACTTCTTCAAAACTTCAATAAAGAGCACCATCATACAGATGATGAAGTTCGATTCATTGTCAGTGGCCATGGTATATTCGTTATTCAAGGAAAGGATGGCTCTTTCTTTGATGTAGAATTGGAGCCTGGCGATTTAATCTCTGTCCCGCCAAATGTCCGCCACTACTTCACCTTAATGGAGGATCGTAAAGTAGTCGCAGTTCGAATCTTCGTAACCACAGAAGGTTGGGTACCGATTTATGAAAAAGAAGAAGTGAATAACTAA
- a CDS encoding CoA-disulfide reductase — MEHVVIIGGIAGGMSAASKLRRLDEKVKISVFEKDSHISYGACGLPYYISGITKSHEDLLARTVEDFEKRNIQVHIHHEAISVDPEHQRVNVKNLITGDETWIDYDKLLIATGSKPIVPPFVPKGATNVHTLKTLNDGIRMREYFCNKAIKKVGIIGGGYIGMELVESMLELGKEVVVIELQDQILPNYDAEMANIVSDSINSIQGASIRTGEEVKELKVSGDKVSHIVTDKATIEVDTVIVNIGNKPNTEFVENLGLEMLENGAIIVDTQQKTSLPSIYAAGDCATSNHLLLNRPVNIGLGTTANKHGRVAADNLAGIPSTFEGILGTNVVKVMEWTAAMTGLTEKEAKKEELDIECVVIETNNHASYYPDAETIHIKLVYEKGSQKLLGAQMVGKDISIAKRLDVYATAITCGLSTKQIGMLDLCYAPPYATVWDAVQVAANAAK; from the coding sequence ATGGAACATGTTGTCATAATAGGAGGAATAGCAGGTGGAATGAGCGCCGCCTCCAAACTTAGAAGATTGGATGAAAAGGTGAAAATCAGCGTATTTGAAAAAGATTCACATATATCCTACGGTGCCTGTGGCCTACCTTACTACATATCAGGAATAACAAAATCCCATGAAGACCTGCTGGCAAGGACTGTGGAAGACTTTGAAAAACGCAACATTCAAGTACACATTCACCATGAGGCAATAAGTGTCGATCCTGAACATCAAAGAGTAAATGTGAAGAACCTTATTACAGGAGATGAAACATGGATCGACTACGATAAATTACTCATTGCAACAGGATCAAAACCGATTGTTCCGCCGTTCGTACCAAAAGGGGCAACAAATGTTCACACATTGAAAACCTTAAATGATGGTATCAGGATGAGAGAGTACTTTTGCAATAAGGCTATAAAAAAGGTAGGCATCATAGGTGGAGGTTACATTGGAATGGAGCTCGTGGAGAGCATGTTGGAGCTTGGGAAAGAAGTTGTGGTCATCGAGCTACAGGACCAGATTTTGCCCAATTATGATGCGGAAATGGCCAATATTGTTTCGGATTCGATAAATTCGATACAAGGTGCTTCCATTCGAACTGGAGAAGAAGTGAAGGAACTTAAAGTATCAGGGGATAAAGTGTCACATATAGTGACGGACAAGGCCACAATTGAAGTGGATACAGTAATCGTCAACATCGGAAATAAACCGAACACGGAGTTTGTTGAAAACCTAGGCCTGGAAATGCTGGAAAACGGGGCAATTATCGTAGACACCCAACAAAAGACTAGCCTCCCATCCATTTATGCTGCTGGTGATTGTGCAACAAGTAATCACCTTCTATTGAACAGACCTGTCAATATCGGTCTAGGCACAACGGCGAACAAACATGGAAGAGTGGCTGCAGATAACCTGGCTGGCATACCATCCACTTTTGAAGGGATACTTGGAACAAATGTTGTGAAAGTGATGGAATGGACCGCTGCTATGACTGGGCTGACCGAAAAAGAGGCGAAAAAAGAAGAACTCGACATTGAATGTGTAGTCATTGAAACAAATAACCACGCCTCCTACTACCCGGATGCCGAAACCATTCATATCAAGCTTGTGTATGAAAAGGGCTCACAAAAGCTGCTTGGTGCACAAATGGTTGGTAAGGATATATCGATTGCCAAAAGATTGGATGTCTATGCAACGGCTATAACCTGCGGATTGTCTACCAAGCAAATCGGTATGCTAGATCTCTGTTATGCCCCACCCTATGCTACAGTTTGGGACGCAGTTCAAGTGGCAGCAAATGCAGCAAAATAA
- the cbpA gene encoding cyclic di-AMP binding protein CbpA — translation MKVRYNFVPKHDVQYCEPTYTIKQAYEKIKDTGYRCIPILSNDGHNFLGLVYKVHLLDYLYEEKGSEEDSIEVLIKSQDAFIFEEDSFFKAFFTIKRLPFIAVLNEDNEFLGILTHANVMDVLADSFGMKTGGYTLTIATIEHKGAIKDLVSMLKDINIDGMLTLDNGEKYLRRIIVNLPAELPEEKLNKLVKKLGEKEFRVTHVDQIDVQK, via the coding sequence ATGAAGGTCCGCTACAATTTCGTGCCAAAGCATGATGTTCAGTATTGTGAACCAACTTATACCATCAAACAGGCATATGAGAAAATAAAGGATACTGGTTATCGGTGCATTCCGATCCTTTCCAATGATGGCCATAACTTTCTTGGCCTTGTCTACAAAGTTCATCTGCTTGATTATCTATATGAAGAAAAGGGTAGTGAAGAAGATTCCATCGAGGTACTGATAAAAAGTCAAGACGCATTCATCTTTGAAGAAGACTCCTTTTTCAAGGCATTCTTCACAATCAAGCGTTTGCCATTCATCGCAGTGCTGAATGAAGACAATGAATTTCTGGGGATATTAACCCACGCGAATGTCATGGATGTGCTTGCCGATTCTTTTGGCATGAAAACGGGGGGATATACTCTCACCATTGCAACAATCGAACATAAAGGGGCCATCAAGGATCTCGTATCAATGTTAAAGGATATCAATATCGACGGCATGCTCACTCTTGATAACGGCGAAAAATACTTAAGACGTATCATAGTGAATCTTCCTGCTGAATTACCAGAGGAAAAACTGAACAAACTGGTCAAAAAGCTTGGAGAAAAAGAATTCAGAGTTACACACGTTGATCAAATTGATGTGCAAAAATAA
- a CDS encoding divergent polysaccharide deacetylase family protein, with product MKRLLVIMMSFSILFNLSSQKASAEEHTSNKVAIVIDDFGNNMKGTEEILQLPVSLTVAVMPFLSTTKKDAEMAHRLGHEVILHLPMEPLKGKRSWLGPGAITSNLSDEEVYKRVNDAIDSVPYAVGINNHMGSKITADERIMSVILGICKERNLYYLDSKTTKKSVVAELATKMGVPFLENELFFDEVFTTNHIVKQTTQLIKKTEVDDSIIAIGHVGVVGEKTASVLKQYIPKLEDKAEIVTLSNILIDKEILLH from the coding sequence ATGAAACGTTTACTAGTGATCATGATGAGCTTTTCCATCCTTTTCAACCTCTCAAGTCAAAAGGCTTCAGCAGAAGAACATACAAGCAATAAGGTAGCCATTGTCATTGATGACTTTGGGAATAATATGAAAGGAACAGAGGAGATCCTTCAATTACCTGTCTCCCTGACAGTCGCGGTCATGCCATTCCTATCCACTACCAAAAAGGATGCTGAAATGGCACATCGTTTGGGTCATGAAGTGATCCTTCACCTCCCCATGGAACCTTTAAAAGGGAAAAGAAGTTGGCTAGGTCCCGGGGCCATCACATCCAATCTATCCGACGAGGAAGTATACAAAAGGGTAAATGATGCCATCGATTCCGTTCCCTATGCAGTCGGAATAAATAATCATATGGGTTCCAAAATAACAGCTGATGAACGTATCATGAGCGTGATACTTGGTATCTGCAAAGAGAGAAACCTTTACTATCTCGACAGTAAAACAACCAAAAAGAGTGTTGTCGCTGAATTGGCCACTAAGATGGGTGTGCCATTTTTAGAAAATGAGTTGTTTTTTGACGAAGTTTTTACCACCAATCATATTGTGAAGCAGACTACTCAGCTGATCAAAAAAACAGAAGTAGATGATTCCATTATTGCAATCGGTCATGTTGGGGTAGTGGGCGAGAAGACCGCAAGTGTACTCAAGCAATACATCCCCAAGTTAGAAGATAAAGCCGAAATTGTCACCCTATCCAATATATTAATTGATAAAGAAATTTTATTGCACTAA
- a CDS encoding aspartyl-phosphate phosphatase Spo0E family protein, whose product MSNFAILFTIIEIIVIIPIVDYRERRGEWTLTYEGYVDHLLLLIKEKRDNMIAIANKTGYISEQTVKCSQDLDKLIYQYQEMIFDKK is encoded by the coding sequence ATGTCTAACTTTGCGATTCTATTTACAATTATAGAAATTATTGTAATAATTCCTATTGTGGATTATAGAGAGAGAAGGGGCGAATGGACATTGACTTATGAAGGGTATGTAGATCACTTGTTATTATTAATTAAAGAAAAAAGGGACAATATGATTGCCATTGCCAACAAAACCGGTTATATCAGTGAACAGACTGTAAAATGCAGTCAAGATCTGGACAAGTTGATTTACCAATACCAAGAAATGATTTTCGACAAAAAATAA
- a CDS encoding ZIP family metal transporter — MKEALLGSILAAMSTGLGALPILFLKNTLSHRWKDTLLAFTAGIMMAAATLSLIPEALSYGGFLPLGIGLLFGVIILTLLEKSIPHIDLEHNRKGIAFDQKAMLIVAAITLHNIPEGLSVGVSYASDAEETGNLIAFAIGLQNAPEGFLVALFLMNQKITRMKAFVVATLTGTVEIPMAILGFYLTSVVSALVPYGLAFAAGAMLYIIYKELIPESHGDGHETSSTYSFIIGLLFMIFLIQIF; from the coding sequence ATGAAAGAAGCTTTATTGGGAAGTATTTTAGCTGCAATGTCAACCGGTTTGGGGGCCTTGCCTATCCTATTTTTAAAAAACACGTTGTCGCACAGGTGGAAAGATACACTGCTCGCTTTTACTGCAGGAATCATGATGGCTGCCGCAACATTAAGTTTAATACCGGAAGCACTATCATATGGAGGATTTCTTCCTTTAGGAATTGGATTACTTTTTGGGGTCATCATTCTGACGCTACTGGAAAAGTCGATTCCTCATATCGATCTTGAGCATAATAGAAAAGGAATTGCATTTGACCAGAAAGCGATGCTGATAGTTGCTGCCATTACCTTGCACAATATACCTGAAGGACTTTCAGTAGGTGTAAGTTATGCTTCGGACGCAGAAGAAACCGGAAATTTAATTGCATTTGCGATAGGATTACAAAATGCTCCTGAGGGATTTTTGGTGGCATTGTTTTTAATGAATCAAAAAATAACGAGGATGAAAGCTTTTGTGGTAGCTACGTTAACTGGTACAGTCGAAATACCGATGGCCATACTCGGTTTCTATTTAACTTCGGTAGTATCTGCACTCGTTCCGTATGGACTTGCTTTTGCCGCTGGGGCCATGTTGTATATCATTTATAAAGAATTAATACCTGAAAGCCATGGGGATGGTCACGAGACTTCCTCGACATATTCTTTTATTATCGGTCTATTGTTTATGATATTTTTAATCCAAATTTTTTAG
- a CDS encoding phosphate/phosphite/phosphonate ABC transporter substrate-binding protein — translation MKKFLSIFLVAILAISLAACGSNNSGTENTNSSNGDSGEQIKPEKIVMGFVPSQDSDSIADTVQPLADRLGEELGVEVEGRVMTDYTALIEAMGSNTVHVGFIPAFGYVLANEQYGAEVILKSMRHGSGTYKAQYLVRADSGIETLADLEGTVWAYGDATSTSGFLFPASQLMDEFDIASTQDLQTNFFSDTIQTGGHDQAAIAVLEGDADVATTFDDVRTTLTEEYDTIMEDLKVLGYTEEIPNDTISVTKELDKELVQQIKDAFLSFNDDEEMIQIMNDVYNWDAISEAADEEYQVVKDTYEKFKDSISF, via the coding sequence ATGAAAAAGTTTTTGTCAATCTTTTTGGTTGCGATTCTAGCAATCAGCTTAGCTGCATGCGGCAGTAACAACTCGGGCACTGAGAACACCAACTCCAGCAATGGGGACTCCGGCGAGCAAATCAAACCGGAAAAAATTGTAATGGGATTTGTACCTTCTCAAGATTCTGACTCTATTGCAGACACTGTACAACCATTGGCCGACCGTTTAGGTGAAGAACTGGGAGTGGAAGTGGAAGGTCGTGTAATGACTGACTACACAGCACTGATTGAAGCAATGGGTTCTAACACAGTACATGTTGGATTTATCCCGGCATTCGGTTATGTACTTGCAAATGAGCAATATGGCGCTGAAGTAATCCTTAAATCCATGAGACACGGAAGCGGTACATACAAGGCGCAATACCTTGTAAGAGCTGATTCTGGAATTGAAACGTTAGCTGATTTAGAAGGAACAGTATGGGCATACGGAGATGCAACTTCAACATCCGGATTCCTATTCCCAGCTTCCCAATTGATGGATGAGTTCGATATCGCATCTACACAAGATCTACAAACGAACTTCTTCTCTGACACTATTCAAACTGGCGGTCATGACCAAGCTGCTATCGCAGTATTGGAAGGTGACGCTGATGTAGCAACAACTTTTGATGATGTTCGTACAACACTTACAGAAGAATATGATACGATCATGGAAGATTTAAAGGTTCTTGGCTATACAGAAGAAATTCCAAATGACACGATTTCTGTAACGAAAGAGCTTGATAAAGAATTGGTTCAACAAATCAAAGATGCATTCCTTTCTTTCAATGATGATGAAGAAATGATCCAAATCATGAACGATGTTTACAACTGGGATGCAATCAGTGAAGCTGCAGACGAAGAGTACCAAGTTGTAAAAGATACGTATGAGAAATTCAAGGATTCCATTTCTTTCTAA
- the phnC gene encoding phosphonate ABC transporter ATP-binding protein, whose translation MIQFKDVSLVYPNGTQGLKNINVTINEGEFVVIVGLSGAGKSTFIRSINRLVTPTSGELNVDNENILAYRNTDLRKLRTKVGMIFQNYNLVKRSNVLKNVLAGRLGYTGTLRSMFNFFKKEDLALAYESLKRVNIEEKLYNRADELSGGQQQRVSIARVLTQKPKYILADEPVASLDPPTSHQVMTYLKKINKEDKITTIVNLHFIDMAMEYADRIIGMRAGEVVFDGPVSEVSEKTFEQIYGRAIREDDLRGGVEQ comes from the coding sequence ATGATACAGTTCAAAGATGTTTCCTTGGTGTACCCGAACGGAACGCAAGGGTTGAAGAATATTAATGTAACAATCAATGAGGGCGAATTCGTTGTTATTGTCGGCCTGTCTGGTGCAGGTAAATCGACATTTATCAGAAGTATCAATCGTTTGGTCACTCCAACCTCAGGAGAACTGAATGTAGATAATGAAAACATTCTAGCATACAGAAACACTGACCTCAGAAAGCTACGAACCAAAGTAGGAATGATTTTTCAGAACTATAATCTGGTAAAAAGATCGAATGTTTTGAAAAACGTACTTGCCGGTCGATTAGGATATACTGGAACATTGCGTTCCATGTTCAATTTTTTCAAGAAAGAAGACCTAGCATTAGCTTACGAAAGTTTAAAGCGTGTAAATATAGAAGAAAAACTTTATAATCGTGCCGATGAACTTAGTGGCGGGCAACAGCAACGTGTCAGCATCGCACGTGTACTGACTCAAAAACCAAAATATATTTTGGCAGACGAGCCTGTTGCATCACTTGATCCACCAACCTCCCATCAGGTAATGACCTACTTGAAGAAAATTAATAAAGAAGACAAAATCACTACAATTGTAAACCTCCACTTCATTGATATGGCAATGGAATATGCTGATCGCATAATCGGGATGAGAGCAGGAGAAGTGGTGTTTGATGGACCTGTTTCAGAGGTATCAGAAAAGACGTTTGAACAAATCTATGGTCGTGCAATTCGGGAAGACGATTTGCGCGGAGGTGTAGAACAGTGA
- the phnE gene encoding phosphonate ABC transporter, permease protein PhnE, which yields MKLEENKTAPSLLPAKTKFKLSVIFALIIGFYILSTVKTNATIGDLISGIPNMFKVIVKFFPPNLNVFVHILEPMATTVQMAIIATTVASLLCIPLSLLAAQNVTTNKFVYTAVRTFLNILRTIPDLVLAVIFVGLFGIGVLPGILALIIFSLGILAKLISETIESVDMNPMEAMSASGANTLQKISFALIPQVLPQFVSFVLYVFEINIRASVVLGLVGAGGIGIILSQQLRFYNYPNAMLIILVIFAMVVIIEYISTKIREAIV from the coding sequence GTGAAGTTAGAAGAGAACAAGACAGCACCTTCACTCCTTCCTGCAAAAACGAAATTTAAACTAAGTGTCATTTTCGCATTGATAATTGGTTTTTACATTTTAAGTACGGTGAAGACTAATGCGACAATTGGCGATTTAATCAGTGGAATCCCAAATATGTTTAAGGTGATTGTGAAGTTCTTTCCACCAAACTTGAATGTATTTGTACACATTTTAGAGCCTATGGCCACAACTGTGCAAATGGCCATCATTGCCACAACGGTTGCATCCCTTTTATGTATTCCGTTAAGCTTATTGGCAGCACAAAACGTCACTACCAATAAATTCGTATATACGGCTGTACGAACATTCCTAAATATTCTGCGCACAATTCCGGATCTAGTTCTAGCGGTTATTTTCGTTGGTCTATTTGGAATAGGGGTATTACCTGGTATTCTTGCACTTATTATTTTCTCTTTGGGTATTTTAGCGAAGTTAATCAGTGAAACCATTGAATCTGTAGATATGAATCCAATGGAAGCGATGAGTGCGTCTGGTGCCAATACGCTTCAGAAAATTTCATTTGCACTGATTCCACAGGTGCTGCCGCAATTCGTTTCCTTTGTTCTATATGTATTCGAGATCAATATCCGTGCTTCGGTAGTTTTAGGACTGGTAGGGGCCGGTGGGATTGGGATTATCTTAAGTCAACAACTAAGATTCTATAACTATCCGAATGCAATGTTAATCATCCTGGTTATCTTTGCAATGGTTGTTATCATTGAATATATTTCAACTAAGATCAGGGAGGCGATTGTATAA
- the phnE gene encoding phosphonate ABC transporter, permease protein PhnE, whose amino-acid sequence MELVLPPKKKTSLIKKVRNWGIFLFLVLMYVWTFATIDINWTRAAERMVNNFHRVIPKLFSPEWSAIGKVWSAMVETLYIAFAGSLMAAILAIPLGFLAAQNMTKSKVLTTFGKWILSGVRAFPDLILAILFVVAVGPNPFAGVLAIAIGSTGMLGKLYSEVLESIDMNIVEAMEASGANKIQILFQGVIPQIIPEFLSYAIYRFEIDVRASTILGIVGAGGIGTLIQFAQMNRNWEEMGLILLVIIVVVTIIDFLSSAIRRRIV is encoded by the coding sequence ATGGAACTTGTCTTACCTCCCAAAAAGAAGACGTCCTTGATAAAAAAGGTGAGAAACTGGGGAATCTTTCTCTTCCTCGTATTAATGTATGTTTGGACCTTTGCCACCATTGATATCAACTGGACTCGCGCAGCGGAAAGGATGGTCAACAACTTTCATCGCGTCATTCCAAAGCTTTTCAGTCCAGAATGGTCCGCAATCGGCAAAGTTTGGTCCGCAATGGTCGAAACCTTGTATATCGCATTTGCAGGTTCCCTCATGGCTGCCATTCTTGCGATACCACTAGGTTTCCTTGCTGCACAGAATATGACAAAAAGTAAGGTTCTGACCACGTTTGGGAAATGGATCTTGAGTGGGGTCAGGGCATTCCCGGATCTAATCTTGGCTATACTATTTGTAGTGGCAGTAGGACCGAATCCGTTCGCCGGGGTCTTGGCTATCGCCATCGGATCCACAGGAATGCTTGGTAAACTGTACTCGGAAGTGTTGGAATCCATCGATATGAATATCGTGGAGGCCATGGAAGCAAGTGGCGCAAATAAAATCCAAATTCTATTCCAAGGAGTCATTCCACAGATCATACCAGAATTCCTTTCTTATGCTATCTATCGTTTCGAGATTGACGTTCGTGCGTCGACCATTCTTGGGATTGTCGGAGCCGGCGGTATCGGAACACTGATACAATTCGCACAGATGAATCGTAACTGGGAAGAGATGGGCTTGATTCTATTGGTGATTATCGTAGTAGTCACCATTATAGATTTCCTATCTTCAGCTATTCGTAGAAGAATCGTATAA